Proteins from a genomic interval of Coturnix japonica isolate 7356 unplaced genomic scaffold, Coturnix japonica 2.1 chrUnrandom476, whole genome shotgun sequence:
- the GAL3ST4 gene encoding LOW QUALITY PROTEIN: galactose-3-O-sulfotransferase 4 (The sequence of the model RefSeq protein was modified relative to this genomic sequence to represent the inferred CDS: inserted 1 base in 1 codon; deleted 2 bases in 2 codons), which yields MAQCRPRTHVVXLKTHKTGAGSVGFNVLHRFGEGRGLRFALPHHYQFGKYPETFRAERVKGFKEGGAPFDIICHHMRFNHSEVRRVMPPDSFYFSIARDPAAAAESALSYYRSSVPAFRRAPSRSAFLLTPWLYYQPGLKGNHYARNLLWFDFGLPSISPSNMAAVAAAVRGLDAIFALVLLAEYFDESLVLLADALCWPLGAVVTFPHNGRPKGSVLRLGRGDMERLRQWNALDWALYVHFNRSFWARVRRFGLARMEREVTRLRGLREQWAQRCLQGGGPLPAAAILDRNLKPFQPGQGAAAVMGYELRADLGARDRETCERMATPELQYKDRLHRRQFGPNATNG from the exons ATGGCGCAG tgccgCCCTCGGACCCACGTGG TCCTGAAGACCCACAAGACGGGGGCAGGCAGCGTCGGGTTCAACGTCCTGCACCGctttggggaggggagggggctgcgCTTCGCCCTCCCCCACCATTATCAGTTT GGAAAATACCCAGAAACCTTCAGGGCCGAAAGGGTGAAGGGCTTCAAAGAGGGGGGGGCCCCATTCGACATCATCTGCCACCACATGAGGTTC AACCACAGCGAG GTGCGCCGTGTGATGCCCCCCGACAGCTTCTACTTCTCCATTGCCCGTGACCCGGCAGCGGCCGCCGAGTCGGCGTTGTCCTATTACCGCTCCTCAGTCCCGGCCTTTCGCCGCGCTCCATCGCGCTCCGCGTTCCTGCTGACCCCATGGCTCTACTACCAGCCCGGCCTCAAAGGGAACCACTACGCCCGCAACCTGCTCTGGTTCGACTTCGGCCTCCCCTCCATATCCCCGTCCAACATGGCGGCCGTGGCGGCGGCCGTTCGCGGCCTGGACGCCATCTTTGCCCTGGTGCTGTTGGCCGAGTACTTTGACGAGTCGCTGGTGCTGCTGGCCGACGCGCTGTGTTGGCCGCTGGGGGCCGTGGTGACGTTCCCCCATAACGGGAGGCCCAAGGGGTCTGTTCTGAGGTTGGGCCGTGGGGACATGGAGCGGCTCCGTCAATGGAACGCGTTGGATTGGGCCCTTTACGTCCATTTCAATCGATCCTTCTGGGCCCGCGTGCGGCGCTTCGGCCTCGCCAGGATGGAGCGGGAGGTGACGAGGCTGAGGGGGCTGCGGGAACAATGGGCCCAACGCTGCCTACAAGGGGGGGGACCCCTCCCCgcagccgccatcttggatcgGAACCTGAAGCCGTTCCAGCCGGGCCAGGGGGCGGCTGCTGTGATGGGGTACGAGCTCAGGGCCGACCTGGGAGCCCGGGACAGGGAGACGTGTGAGAGGATGGCGACCCCCGAGCTGCAGTACAAGGACCGGCTGCACAGGAGGCAGTTCGGGCCCAACGCAACCAACGGGTAG